From Apium graveolens cultivar Ventura chromosome 9, ASM990537v1, whole genome shotgun sequence, the proteins below share one genomic window:
- the LOC141684910 gene encoding uncharacterized protein LOC141684910 — protein MLWSYKTTPRSATGETPFRMAYGVDAVLPVEVCLIFLRVEAFDPALSIEDLKFHNNLLKEAREDSKLRMKEHQEKTTNYVKKKVKSKALKTNDPVIRETAVSQPTITGKLKPSWDGPYKITKVVSSAIYELAHLNGRPIKNAWNDIHLNKFYSSSAY, from the coding sequence ATGTTATGGTCCTATAAGACAACTCCTCGTAGTGCGACAGGTGAGACTCCCTTTCGAATGGCATACGGCGTCGACGCCGTCCTCCCTGTCGAAGTATGCTTAATCTTCCTAAGGGTCGAAGCCTTCGATCCTGCCCTATCTATCGAAGACCTCAAATTTCACAACAATTTACTCAAAGAGGCCAGGGAAGATTCAAAACTTCGGATGAAAGAACATCAAGAAAAAACTACCAATTATGTCAAGAAGAAAGTGAAGTCCAAAGCACTCAAGACCAATGACCCCGTAATTCGGGAAACTGCAGTCTCGCAACCAACAATAACAGGGAAGCTCAAGCCCTCGTGGGATGGCCCATACAAGATAACAAAGGTTGTAAGTTCGGCTATATATGAGCTGGCACATCTCAATGGTCGACCAATCAAAAATGCATGGAATGACATTCACCTCAATAAATTCTACAGTAGTTCCGCTTATTAA
- the LOC141684911 gene encoding uncharacterized protein LOC141684911 yields MLKTDPDYRPLWSMKLGRPPSSGYRDYHEDTCHTTEQCFQLSNLIEGKIHHGKLVHYIEHGGTHRQDRRYDEDRVIDVIFGGIAAGGASDNSHKIYVREVLNINPSPTKLPRANPSLVISFSDDDYYLGLIECHQDALVITTRVGTNTVKMMLVDNGRSVDILYHHTFARMDIGDRKLENSHTPLYGFTDNEVHVVGTIDMSVLFGSPLCQI; encoded by the coding sequence ATGCTAAAAACAGATCCAGACTACCGCCCACTGTGGTCGATGAAACTCGGCCGCCCTCCGAGCTCAGGGTACCGTGACTACCATGAAGATACATGCCATACGACTGAACAATGCTTCCAACTAAGCAATCTAATCGAAGGAAAAATTCATCATGGGAAATTAGTCCATTATATTGAGCATGGAGGCACGCATCGCCAAGATCGGAGATATGACGAAGATAGGGTCATCGATGTAATATTTGGAGGTATAGCGGCTGGGGGTGCGTCCGATAACTCCCATAAAATATATGTTCGCGAAGTGCTCAATATCAACCCTTCTCCGACGAAACTCCCCCGTGCGAACCCTTCCCTGGTTATATCATTTTCTGATGATGACTATTACCTAGGCCTCATTGAGTGTCATCAGGATGCTCTTGTAATAACCACTCGAGTGGGGACTAATACCGTCAAGATGATGCTTGTCGATAATGGAAGATCTGTAGACATTTTATACCATCACACCTTTGCTCGCATGGATATCGGGGATCGCAAACTTGAAAACTCTCACACCCCACTGTACGGGTTCACCGACAATGAGGTTCATGTGGTAGGTACCATCGACATGTCAGTATTATTCGGTTCTCCTCTATGTCAGATTTGA
- the LOC141686934 gene encoding caffeoyl-CoA O-methyltransferase-like, with product MAESGESKHQQVGHKSLLQSDALYQYILETSVYPREPEAMKELREVTAKHPWNLMTTSADEGQFLNMLLKLINAKNTMEIGVYTGYSLLATALALPDDGKILAMDINRENYEIGLPIIEKAGVAHKIDFREGPALPVLDQMIQDGKYHGTFDFIFVDADKDNYINYHTRLIDLVKIGGLIGYDNTLWNGSVAVPADTSMRKYVRYYRDFVIELNKALAVDPRIEICMLPVGDGVTLCRRIS from the exons ATGGCAGAATCAGGTGAATCCAAACATCAACAAGTTGGCCACAAGAGCCTTCTACAAAGTGATGCCCTGTATCAG TATATTCTTGAAACAAGCGTGTACCCAAGAGAACCAGAGGCCATGAAAGAGCTCAGAGAAGTGACTGCCAAACATCCATGGAATCTTATGACAACGTCTGCTGATGAAGGGCAGTTTCTGAACATGCTTTTGAAGCTGATAAATGCTAAAAACACCATGGAGATCGGAGTTTATACCGGTTACTCCCTACTCGCCACTGCCCTTGCTCTTCCTGACGACGGAAAG ATCTTGGCAATGGACATAAACAGAGAGAATTACGAAATTGGTCTTCCGATAATTGAGAAGGCCGGAGTTGCTCATAAAATCGATTTTCGAGAGGGTCCTGCTTTACCAGTTCTCGATCAAATGATCCAAGAC GGGAAGTACCACGGAACATTCGATTTCATCTTTGTGGACGCAGACAAAGACAATTACATCAACTACCACACACGATTGATAGATTTAGTAAAAATCGGTGGACTAATCGGCTACGACAACACTCTATGGAACGGCTCAGTGGCTGTTCCAGCTGATACTTCTATGAGAAAATACGTCAGATACTATCGAGACTTCGTGATTGAGCTAAACAAAGCCTTGGCTGTTGATCCAAGGATCGAGATTTGCATGCTGCCTGTTGGTGACGGAGTTACTCTGTGCCGCCGCATTAGCTGA
- the LOC141682646 gene encoding E3 ubiquitin-protein ligase MBR1-like: MDHPYWSNLPAPAEDGLPQNAMGLSSCDFGESSSSANLRDQNSGDGLKMELHRPPSYSASVAETRLEVSQQEPSNSHVHERVGNDLVGSPVNWGHLSSQNSGSDAVPVNVNPNAGSSEIKKDQLQCVGADSYPSPYKSSTTHTGITSASISSADIKTSSERSGYLINNDGSGSSLGGWGSPCKRKSLEGSSQPYPGENSGLFLQAENTVPGTAYHNASRSLNISVRTVRSHTANSPVGSSEQVHTVQEVGMGGIPSEGFPPSSIAGSVENSNSDFGPIINVENQETTQCSSPPAGNSTRRPNARSSHHSSQNKPNDSSDLRRTTLLPTTSSNSSNRLHLGPGRSLNRNTPFTWNGTHNSRTSSSSSSLAHPRDRGAGSREEAYLRGTIRNNVEQLMVVPATETRNIVQDPSPSSMSSGSSSNSTGVASSGQASSSSTSRPSGRILNPSRLSDFSPWALFPSAESEAGLSGEHSSPHQLDHSSPDEREMPSLGNVHSHPRPYSGRSLSRVVGGVDFHTRSTLAADIHERHRLVSEIRHVLQAMRRGENLEAEDYMLFDTFINGTSALHDRHRDLRLDVDDMSYEDLLALEERMGDVSTGLKEETIMKFMKQRNYSSGTTEGPSKIEPCCICQEEYIIGETIGTLNCGHDFHSNCIKQWLLKKNVCPICKTVALQT; the protein is encoded by the exons ATGGATCATCCTTATTGGAGTAATCTACCAGCTCCAGCAGAGGATGGTTTGCCACAAAATGCTATGGGTTTAAGCAGCTGTGACTTTGGTGAATCTAGCTCCAGTGCCAACTTACGTGATCAGAATTCTGGCGATGGTCTGAAGATGGAACTACATAGGCCTCCTTCGTACAGTGCTTCTGTGGCTGAGACAAGGTTAGAAGTGTCTCAACAGGAACCATCTAATAGCCATGTGCATGAAAGAGTTGGTAATGACCTTGTTGGCAGTCCAGTAAACTGGGGACATTTGAGTTCGCAGAATTCAGGTTCTGATGCTGTTCCTGTGAATGTAAATCCGAATGCCGGATCTTCTGAAATTAAAAAAGACCAGCTGCAGTGCGTTGGAGCAGATTCATATCCAAGTCCCTACAAATCAAGCACAACACATACAGGGATCACATCTGCCAGTATCTCATCTGCTGACATCAAAACCTCATCTGAAAGATCTGGTTATCTTATTAATAATGATGGATCAGGTTCTTCCCTTGGAGGTTGGGGTTCCCCCTGCAAAAGAAAATCCCTTGAAGGCTCTTCCCAGCCTTATCCTGGTGAAAATTCTGGCTTGTTTCTGCAAGCTGAAAACACAGTTCCTGGTACTGCCTATCATAATGCTTCTAGAAGCTTGAATATATCTGTGCGCACAGTTAGATCTCATACTGCGAATTCTCCAGTTGGTTCTTCTGAACAAGTTCATACAGTACAGGAGGTTGGTATGGGAGGTATACCTTCTGAAGGTTTTCCTCCTTCAAGTATTGCAGGAAGTGTCGAAAACTCTAACAGCGACTTTGGACCAATAATTAATGTAGAAAATCAAGAAACAACTCAATGTAGTTCACCTCCAGCTGGGAATTCTACTAGGCGTCCCAATGCTCGATCTTCCCACCACTCATCTCAGAATAAACCTAATGATTCTTCAGACCTCAGACGAACAACTTTACTACCTACTACTTCAAGCAATTCCTCTAATCGTCTTCATTTAGGACCAGGGCGTAGTCTGAATAGAAATACACCTTTTACTTGGAATGGCACCCACAATTCGAGGACCAGTAGTTCATCAAGCTCACTTGCACATCCTAGAGATAGAGGTGCAGGATCAAGGGAAGAAGCATATTTGAGAGGCACCATAAGAAACAATGTAGAACAGCTAATGGTTGTTCCAGCAACTGAGACGAGAAATATAGTTCAAGATCCAAGTCCATCAAGCATGTCTAGTGGAAGTTCAAGCAATTCTACTGGTGTTGCATCTAGTGGTCAAGCAAGCTCCAGTTCTACTTCTCGTCCATCTGGTAGGATTCTAAATCCGTCGAGGCTATCAGATTTTTCTCCTTGGGCTCTCtttccttctgctgaatctgaGGCAGGATTGTCTGGGGAGCATTCTTCCCCGCATCAATTAGATCATTCTTCTCCTGATGAAAGAGAAATGCCTTCTTTAGGCAATGTCCACAGTCATCCTCGACCATATTCAGGGCGTTCTTTATCAAGAGTGGTAGGCGGCGTTGATTTTCATACTCGGAGTACTTTAGCGGCTGATATTCATGAAAGGCATAGGCTAGTTTCTGAG ATTCGTCACGTCTTGCAAGCCATGCGGAGGGGTGAGAACTTGGAAGCTGAG GATTATATGCTCTTCGATACATTCATAAATGGGACAAGTGCCTTGCATGACAGGCACAGAGATTTGAGGCTTGATGTTGACGACATGTCTTACGAG GATTTGTTGGCACTGGAAGAACGGATGGGTGATGTGAGCACAGGACTGAAGGAAGAAACCATTATGAAGTTCATGAAACAGCGAAACTACTCATCTGGTACAACAGAAGGCCCATCGAAGATAGAGCCATGCTGCATCTGTCAG gaagaatacaTCATCGGAGAGACTATCGGGACACTGAACTGCGGACATGATTTCCATTCCAACTGCATTAAGCAGTGGTTACTAAAGAAGAACGTGTGCCCCATTTGTAAAACGGTGGCACTGCAGACTTAA